The Immundisolibacter cernigliae genome has a window encoding:
- a CDS encoding adenosylcobinamide amidohydrolase: MNAIAPQLATHGSAAQPCLVWRFDAPQRCIASAPVGGGIGTARWVINAQVDTDYRRTDLDAHLAAIAADCACTGRGLGLLTAARVGAWQRGADEDAVADATVGVSWPIWAAAAPVPATGATRPGTINIVVQVPVRLSAAALVGAVVTVTEAKTQALLEAGVPGTGTASDAVCILCPPQGPAEAFAGPRAPWGARIARAVHGAVRAGLQAKP; this comes from the coding sequence GTGAACGCCATCGCCCCGCAGCTGGCCACGCACGGCAGCGCGGCGCAGCCGTGCCTGGTGTGGCGCTTCGATGCACCGCAACGCTGCATCGCCAGCGCGCCGGTCGGGGGCGGAATCGGCACCGCCCGCTGGGTCATCAACGCGCAGGTGGACACCGATTACCGGCGCACGGACCTGGACGCGCACCTGGCCGCCATCGCTGCCGATTGCGCCTGCACCGGGCGGGGCCTGGGCCTGCTGACGGCGGCCCGGGTCGGGGCTTGGCAACGGGGCGCGGATGAGGACGCGGTGGCGGATGCCACGGTCGGCGTCAGCTGGCCGATCTGGGCCGCGGCGGCGCCCGTGCCGGCAACCGGCGCCACCCGGCCGGGCACCATCAACATCGTCGTACAGGTGCCGGTGCGCCTGAGCGCGGCAGCGCTGGTCGGCGCCGTCGTTACCGTTACCGAAGCGAAAACGCAGGCCTTGCTCGAAGCCGGCGTGCCGGGCACCGGCACCGCCAGCGACGCGGTGTGCATCCTGTGCCCGCCGCAGGGACCGGCCGAGGCCTTTGCCGGGCCGCGCGCGCCGTGGGGCGCACGCATCGCCCGGGCGGTCCACGGCGCGGTGCGCGCCGGGCTGCAAGCCAAGCCATGA
- the cobD gene encoding threonine-phosphate decarboxylase CobD: MHEHGGRVRAAAQRYGIPAPRWLDLSTGINPHGWPVPPVPAAAWAQLPQDDDGLEAAARACYRAPHALPVAGSQAAIQALPWLRPPGRVVVLAPAYCEHAGAWARAGHTPVPVAPPDASEVTGLAARGDVVVIIQPNNPTGHAWAPDALLALHQQLAARGGWLVVDEAFVDAAPQISLATHSGRPGLVVLRSLGKFFGLAGARVGFVLAAPALLETLRDKLGPWPLAGPSRIIAAAALTDRAWQDATRARLIHDGARLGALLERNGLRPAGGCALFQWVATGQAAALHDALARRGILTRLFEDPPSLRFGLPGNEDAWRRLDAALTDVAQQTAAAP; encoded by the coding sequence ATGCATGAGCACGGCGGCCGGGTGCGGGCGGCGGCGCAGCGCTACGGCATCCCCGCCCCGCGCTGGCTGGATCTGTCCACCGGCATCAACCCGCACGGCTGGCCGGTGCCGCCGGTACCGGCCGCGGCCTGGGCGCAGTTGCCACAGGACGATGACGGCCTGGAAGCCGCCGCCCGCGCCTGTTACCGGGCGCCGCACGCCCTGCCGGTGGCCGGCTCGCAGGCGGCCATTCAGGCGCTGCCGTGGCTGCGACCACCCGGCCGGGTGGTCGTGCTCGCACCGGCCTATTGCGAGCACGCCGGCGCCTGGGCGCGCGCCGGGCACACGCCCGTGCCGGTAGCCCCGCCCGACGCGAGCGAAGTGACCGGGCTTGCGGCGCGCGGCGACGTGGTCGTCATCATCCAGCCGAACAACCCGACCGGCCATGCCTGGGCGCCGGACGCGCTGCTGGCCTTGCACCAGCAACTGGCGGCGCGCGGCGGCTGGCTGGTCGTGGACGAGGCTTTCGTCGATGCCGCGCCGCAGATCAGCCTCGCCACGCACAGCGGGCGACCCGGACTGGTGGTGCTGCGGTCGCTCGGCAAGTTTTTCGGACTCGCCGGGGCGCGGGTGGGCTTCGTGCTGGCGGCGCCTGCACTGCTGGAAACGCTACGCGACAAGCTCGGTCCGTGGCCGCTGGCCGGTCCGTCACGCATCATCGCCGCCGCTGCGCTGACCGACCGTGCCTGGCAGGACGCCACCCGGGCCCGCCTCATCCACGACGGCGCCCGGCTCGGCGCGCTGCTGGAACGGAACGGCTTGCGACCGGCGGGCGGCTGCGCCCTGTTTCAGTGGGTGGCGACCGGGCAGGCGGCCGCGCTGCATGACGCCCTGGCGCGGCGCGGGATCCTCACCCGGTTGTTCGAGGATCCGCCGAGCCTGCGCTTTGGCCTGCCCGGCAATGAAGACGCCTGGCGGCGGCTGGACGCGGCTCTGACCGACGTCGCCCAACAAACGGCGGCCGCACCGTGA
- the cbiB gene encoding adenosylcobinamide-phosphate synthase CbiB — MSAALLASTAVLLDALLGEPRRWHPLVGFGRLAGWLEGRLYGPAGARPAVRRARGGLALAALVLPATAGAALLAALPGPIGAAASVALLYLTLGHRSLRQHAAAVAQALQRDDLPAARAQVGRMVSRDCAALDGPGIAGATVESVLENGNDAVFGALFWFALAGAPGAVAYRLVNTLDAMWGYRNARYRDFGWAAARLDDLLNYLPARLTATGYALLGRSRLALSCWRRQAPAWKSPNAGPVMASGAGALGVRLGGPASYGGQRQERPALGSGAPPDAHDIERALALVGRTVLLWLLGLWLLELLARQVPHA, encoded by the coding sequence ATGAGCGCGGCGCTGCTGGCCAGCACCGCGGTCCTGCTCGACGCGCTGCTGGGCGAGCCGCGCCGCTGGCACCCGCTGGTCGGCTTCGGCCGGCTGGCGGGGTGGCTGGAAGGCCGGCTCTATGGCCCGGCCGGGGCGCGCCCGGCGGTCCGGCGGGCGCGCGGCGGTCTGGCGCTGGCGGCACTGGTGCTGCCGGCGACGGCGGGCGCCGCGCTGCTGGCCGCCCTGCCCGGCCCAATCGGTGCGGCAGCGAGCGTCGCGCTGCTGTATTTGACGCTCGGCCATCGCAGCCTGCGCCAGCACGCAGCAGCGGTGGCGCAAGCCCTGCAGCGCGACGATCTGCCAGCGGCCCGGGCGCAGGTCGGGCGCATGGTCAGCCGCGACTGTGCGGCGCTGGATGGCCCCGGCATCGCCGGCGCCACGGTCGAATCGGTGCTGGAAAACGGCAACGATGCGGTGTTCGGCGCGCTGTTCTGGTTCGCGCTGGCCGGTGCGCCAGGGGCAGTGGCGTATCGCCTGGTCAACACGCTGGACGCGATGTGGGGCTATCGCAACGCCCGTTACCGGGATTTCGGCTGGGCCGCAGCGCGCCTGGATGACCTGCTCAATTACCTGCCGGCCCGCCTGACGGCCACCGGTTATGCGCTGCTCGGCCGCAGCCGCCTGGCGCTGAGCTGCTGGCGGCGCCAGGCGCCGGCCTGGAAAAGCCCCAACGCCGGACCGGTGATGGCGAGCGGTGCCGGGGCGCTCGGCGTGCGTCTCGGCGGGCCGGCCAGCTACGGCGGGCAGCGCCAGGAACGCCCGGCGCTGGGCAGCGGCGCGCCACCCGACGCGCACGACATCGAGCGCGCGCTGGCGCTGGTCGGGCGCACCGTGCTGCTGTGGCTGCTCGGGCTGTGGCTGCTGGAACTGCTCGCCCGGCAGGTGCCGCATGCATGA
- the bluB gene encoding 5,6-dimethylbenzimidazole synthase, whose product MTDTEVFGAAERSAVYRAIHARRDMRHFAHGTVDEAVLARLLEAAHAAPSVGLMQPWRFVRVTEGALRGAIYDLVQAERTATAAALGDRGDAFMHLKVEGIRDCAELLVAALAPDDGTVFGRRTLPQETALASVACAIQNLWLAARAENLGLGWVSLFDPTALAALLHLPSGARPVAILCLGPVAQFYPRPMLELAGWRQARPLAELVHDNRWPAQP is encoded by the coding sequence ATGACCGATACCGAGGTCTTTGGCGCCGCCGAGCGCAGCGCCGTCTACCGCGCCATCCATGCCCGCCGCGACATGCGCCATTTCGCCCACGGCACGGTGGACGAGGCGGTGCTGGCGCGCCTGCTGGAGGCCGCCCACGCCGCCCCAAGCGTCGGCCTGATGCAACCGTGGCGCTTTGTGCGCGTCACCGAAGGCGCCCTGCGCGGGGCCATTTACGACCTGGTGCAGGCCGAGCGCACCGCGACCGCCGCCGCGCTCGGCGACCGTGGCGACGCGTTCATGCACCTGAAGGTGGAGGGCATCCGCGACTGCGCCGAGCTGCTGGTGGCCGCACTGGCACCCGACGATGGCACCGTGTTCGGGCGCCGCACCCTGCCGCAGGAAACGGCGCTGGCGTCCGTCGCCTGCGCCATCCAGAACCTGTGGCTGGCGGCGCGGGCGGAGAATCTGGGCCTGGGCTGGGTATCGCTGTTCGACCCGACGGCGCTGGCCGCACTGCTGCATTTGCCGTCCGGCGCGCGGCCGGTGGCCATCCTGTGCCTGGGGCCGGTGGCGCAGTTCTATCCACGTCCCATGCTGGAACTGGCCGGCTGGCGCCAGGCGCGGCCGCTGGCCGAGCTGGTGCACGACAACCGCTGGCCGGCGCAGCCATGA
- a CDS encoding cobyrinate a,c-diamide synthase, whose protein sequence is MTRHCPTLLVAAPASGQGKTTVTAALARLHRRAGRQVRVFKCGPDFLDPQILAAASGAPVHSLDLWMCGQEDGAARLYAAAAEADLILVEGVMGLYDGAPSSADIARRFGLPVLAVIDAAAMAQTFGAVAHGLATYGAGVNLTGVLANGVGSPHHADLLTASLPSGIAWYGALARDAATGLPERHLGLLQASEITDLDQRLDRLADALAHGSAQAGQLPPAVSLAEARLPEPTSLLGGISVAVARDAAFGFVYPANLDCLTRLGARLAFFSPLADQALPTCDAVWLPGGYPELHAAQLSKNRRFLDALRAHHAAGRPILAECGGMMALFETLTDINGRAHALAGLLPGTTVMQTRLGALGGQALALPQGELRGHAFHYSRAETPLEPALRAHTADGRPGEAVYQTGRLTASYLHAYFPSNPAAVAALLRP, encoded by the coding sequence GTGACCCGCCACTGCCCCACCCTGCTGGTGGCAGCGCCCGCCTCCGGTCAGGGCAAGACCACGGTCACCGCGGCACTGGCGCGCCTGCACCGGCGGGCCGGCCGGCAGGTACGGGTGTTCAAGTGCGGGCCGGACTTTCTGGACCCGCAGATTCTGGCCGCAGCCAGCGGCGCGCCGGTCCACAGCCTCGACCTTTGGATGTGCGGCCAGGAGGACGGCGCGGCGCGGCTATATGCGGCCGCTGCCGAGGCCGACCTGATCCTGGTGGAAGGCGTCATGGGCCTGTACGACGGCGCGCCGTCCAGCGCCGACATCGCGCGCCGCTTCGGCCTGCCGGTGCTGGCGGTGATCGACGCCGCGGCGATGGCGCAAACCTTCGGCGCCGTGGCGCACGGGCTGGCCACCTACGGCGCGGGCGTCAACCTGACCGGCGTGTTGGCCAACGGCGTCGGCAGTCCGCATCACGCGGATTTGTTGACCGCCAGCCTGCCGTCCGGCATTGCCTGGTATGGCGCGCTGGCCCGCGATGCCGCGACCGGCTTGCCGGAACGGCATCTTGGCCTGCTGCAGGCGTCCGAAATCACCGACCTCGACCAGCGTCTGGATCGCCTGGCGGACGCCCTCGCCCACGGCTCGGCCCAGGCGGGGCAGCTGCCGCCGGCGGTGAGTCTTGCCGAAGCGCGGTTGCCCGAACCAACGTCGCTGCTTGGCGGCATCAGCGTTGCCGTGGCCCGCGATGCCGCGTTCGGTTTTGTCTATCCGGCCAACCTTGACTGCCTGACGCGGCTTGGCGCGCGGCTCGCCTTCTTCTCGCCGCTCGCCGACCAGGCCTTGCCGACCTGCGACGCCGTGTGGCTGCCGGGCGGCTATCCGGAACTGCACGCCGCGCAGCTGTCGAAAAACAGGCGCTTTCTGGATGCGCTGCGTGCCCACCACGCCGCCGGCCGACCAATCCTGGCCGAGTGCGGCGGCATGATGGCGCTGTTCGAAACCCTCACGGACATCAATGGTCGGGCCCACGCGCTGGCCGGCCTGCTGCCCGGCACGACGGTGATGCAAACCCGCCTCGGCGCGCTGGGCGGGCAGGCACTTGCGCTGCCGCAGGGCGAGCTACGAGGGCACGCCTTTCACTACTCGCGGGCCGAAACACCGCTCGAACCGGCGCTACGCGCCCACACTGCCGACGGCCGGCCCGGCGAGGCGGTGTACCAGACCGGCCGGCTTACCGCTTCCTACCTGCATGCCTACTTTCCGAGCAACCCGGCCGCCGTCGCCGCCCTGCTGCGGCCATGA